GATCACGGACAGCCGGATGCCACGGAGCACGGTCTGGGCGATGCTCGGGCGCACGAATTGGCTGGCGATCGGACGACCGAGCAGCCGCAACAGATACTTCGAGAGGTATATTCCGGCGATCAGCGCGGCCAGGGCGACGAGATACTCCATGCCCGTAAAGGAGATCGGGTCCGGGAGGATTTCCCGACCGGGCGGACCTCCGCCGGCCTGCAACGGAAAACGGGAGGCCGCTGCAGCCGCAGTCTCTGCGTCCATATCCCGTCGTCTCCCCCGCCGGGAAAAAACGTTTCCCGTCCGAAGGTCGGTTCAACCGGACTCGTCGGCGCCGATCAACCGGACTCGTCGGCTTCGATCGACTCTAGCACCTCGGCCGCGTTCTCCACTGCGTTCGGTTTCTTTGCGGGGTACGCCTCCACCTTCGCGCGGAGGGTGATCCCCTCGCCGAGTCGGACGTCCCCGCCGAAGGCGGCCTGTTTGTCCAGGCGGAGAAAAAGCGAACAGTTGTCGTCGACGCGCTCGTCGAGCTGGTCGATCACCCGATCGATACCCGAAAGCGACGCGAGACGACCGAGAACGTGTCTTATCTCGTCTGCGTTCTCGACTCGCGCGGAGAGCACCACGATCCGGTCCCCGTGGTGTCCCTCGTTTTCCGTCCGGTCGATCTCGAAATCCTCGGGGAGGAACGTCAAAAGCGCCTCCTCTACCCGCTTTTCGTCCTCCGTGGCGTAGCAGAACGTCCTGAGGTCAACGTAGTGAAACGGAACGGTAGCCATTAGCGACCAGTACGTACACCGGACGAAAAACGCTGCCGCTTGTCCGTCGGAGACCGTCATCTATCGAAGAGACCGACGGGTTCTTTCCCGGCCATCCCGTACTGGAATCGTTATGTCCGACGTATCCGTCTCGGAGCGGTTGGAGTCAGGAATCGACCGGATGATCGGCACCTCCACCCGCCTGGAAACACTCGACAGAACGATCGCCGACTGGATGGATCGCTGGAGCGTCCCGGTGTTGCGGATCGCTCTCGGAATCGTCTTCGTCTGGTTCGGGGGCCTGAAAGTGTTCGGCGTCAGCCCGGCGGCCGACCTCGTCGCAGCGACCGTGTACCTCGTTCCACCCGAGATATTCGTGCCCGTGCTGGGCGTCTGGGAGGTGCTGATCGGGCTGTGTCTGCTGTACCGACCGCTGATTCGAGTGGGAATCTTCCTGCTTTTCCTCCAGATGCCGGGAACCTTCCTCCCGCTGGTGCTGTTGCCGGACGTGGCGTTCGTCTCGTTTCCGTTCGCGTTGACGGTCGAAGGTCAGTACATCGTCAAGAACCTGGTCATCATCGGGGCGGCGCTGGTGGTCGGCGGAACGGTGCGGGAAAACAGCCGTCGGGAATGAGACGATCTACTCTTCAGTTTCTTCGGTTTCGGGTTCTTCGGCGTCAGCCTCGTCTTCAGCCGGCTCCAGCGCGTCCTCGGGGACGCCGGTCTCCTGTCCGTCCTCGAAGCTGACGGTGTAGGTCGCGTCGCCGAACATCGTCTCCATCACCTGTGTGATCGTCCCCGTCTCGCCGTCGTGTTCGCTGTGTTTGTCGTGCAAGACGACCTGGTCTTCCTTCTCGAAGCTCATACGCGTCGTTTCCGGGGCGAACTAAAAAGCCCGCCGGAATCGGGCCGGCGACTCAGCCCCGACCAACCACGGCCGAGCGCCGAAGCCTCTTTCCCACCTGTCGCTAATAGGTGAACGCGGATGACGAGTATCGACGACCTGTGGTTCCTGGCCGACACTGCGAGCCAGCGAGCCGAGCAGGCCGCCCACCAGCTCCGGACGCGGTACGACGACTACATCAGTAAAAGACAGTCCCGCCGGGTCT
The Halalkaliarchaeum desulfuricum DNA segment above includes these coding regions:
- a CDS encoding DoxX family protein: MSDVSVSERLESGIDRMIGTSTRLETLDRTIADWMDRWSVPVLRIALGIVFVWFGGLKVFGVSPAADLVAATVYLVPPEIFVPVLGVWEVLIGLCLLYRPLIRVGIFLLFLQMPGTFLPLVLLPDVAFVSFPFALTVEGQYIVKNLVIIGAALVVGGTVRENSRRE
- a CDS encoding DUF1918 domain-containing protein, whose protein sequence is MSFEKEDQVVLHDKHSEHDGETGTITQVMETMFGDATYTVSFEDGQETGVPEDALEPAEDEADAEEPETEETEE
- a CDS encoding RNA-binding protein, with protein sequence MATVPFHYVDLRTFCYATEDEKRVEEALLTFLPEDFEIDRTENEGHHGDRIVVLSARVENADEIRHVLGRLASLSGIDRVIDQLDERVDDNCSLFLRLDKQAAFGGDVRLGEGITLRAKVEAYPAKKPNAVENAAEVLESIEADESG